From the genome of Labrus bergylta chromosome 12, fLabBer1.1, whole genome shotgun sequence, one region includes:
- the foxl2l gene encoding forkhead domain-containing protein — MEAKMDSSDDRGVQLLDISSNSPSPEPRSAEEVSSQWAKPPYSYVALIAMAIEDSTDKRQTLGGIYDFIISNFPYYEKNKKGWQNSIRHNLSLNECFIKVPREIGADKKGNFWMLDPAFEDMFEKGNYRRRRRVRRPYRPSTVPYLTGNPVDLSKPLYLEPFVSGTWGLCIPGSEPSRYPPVHPRSVSPNGTYCTVPNFYHPPYGGTGYHHHPSVLVPQNVCTYGGVTQPMSPEGSSLSVACSQQFTCHHSSFDQ; from the coding sequence ATGGAGGCAAAAATGGATTCATCTGACGACCGGGGAGTGCAGCTCCTGGACATCAGCTCCAACTCGCCCTCTCCTGAGCCCCGAAGTGCGGAGGAGGTGTCAAGCCAGTGGGCGAAACCACCCTATTCATACGTGGCTCTCATCGCTATGGCAATAGAAGACTCTACGGACAAGAGACAAACGCTGGGCGGAATATACGACTTCATCATCTCCAACTTTCCCTACtatgagaagaacaaaaaaggTTGGCAAAATAGCATACGACACAATCTGTCTCTCAATGAGTGCTTTATCAAAGTCCCCCGGGAGATTGGGGCTGACAAGAAGGGCAACTTTTGGATGCTGGACCCCGCATTTGAGGACATGTTTGAGAAGGGGAACTACCGGCGgcggaggagggtgaggagacCCTACAGACCATCCACCGTTCCTTACTTGACCGGGAACCCCGTGGACTTGTCCAAACCTCTCTACCTAGAACCTTTTGTGAGCGGCACCTGGGGTCTGTGCATTCCCGGCTCCGAGCCCTCTCGATACCCACCTGTGCATCCCCGCAGCGTGTCTCCCAACGGGACATATTGCACGGTCCCAAACTTTTACCACCCTCCATACGGTGGCACTGGTTACCATCACCACCCGTCCGTACTGGTCCCTCAAAACGTGTGCACATACGGCGGAGTGACCCAGCCGATGAGTCCAGAGGGAAGCAGCCTGTCAGTGGCCTGCAGCCAGCAGTTCACATGTCATCATTCATCATTTGACCAGTAA